A stretch of the Amycolatopsis sp. BJA-103 genome encodes the following:
- a CDS encoding helix-turn-helix domain-containing protein → MTVVDGAETTRALRRLLELLASGAGSEQLAHVPVDPKATELALRIRDTVAEHRRREAELAALFDTASDLARLDDPDAVLRSIVRRARALLGVDVSYLSLNDETEGNTYVRVTDGSVSALFQDIVLGMGEGLGGLVAQTARPYATADYFNDKRFHHTSSIDTGVLDEGLTAILGVPLAIGSKVIGVLFASDRTTREFSPEEVALLSSLADHAAIALDNAHLLDETRRAVAELNAANATISAHNDAMRRAEDAHDRLMDLVLRGGDLAEVAAAVADVLGGGIAVYDADGAVLARTGGELSLSRAAVSASRASGRAVSTEDGWLCAVQAGQEFLGSLVLGGGRSLGEADRRLFERAGVVTAVLLMQRRSVARAEDEVRGELLSDLLTAPGRNPAALLARGRRLGVDLSTSHAVLIAHSDDVSRRRLAMAAARHADLVGVHADEVVLLVRGEDAGALARSVAAELASTMDCPVTVGAAGPATSPRALAEAHAEAARCVASLLALGRVGEGASMADLGFVGLLLGEHADLDAYVTATIGPVLDYDERRGTDLIGTLRAYFACGGNLTRAKDLLHVHVNTVVQRLDRIASLLGEQWQTPERALELQLALRLHRLTNDRTG, encoded by the coding sequence ATGACCGTTGTGGACGGTGCGGAGACGACGAGGGCTTTGCGCCGGCTGCTCGAACTGCTCGCCTCCGGGGCGGGCAGTGAGCAGCTGGCGCACGTCCCCGTCGATCCGAAGGCCACCGAGCTGGCGCTGCGGATCCGCGACACCGTCGCCGAGCACCGGCGGCGCGAGGCGGAGCTGGCCGCGCTGTTCGACACGGCCAGCGACCTCGCCAGGCTGGACGATCCGGACGCCGTCCTCCGGTCGATCGTGCGGCGGGCGCGGGCTCTGCTCGGCGTGGACGTCTCGTACCTCAGCCTCAACGACGAGACCGAGGGCAACACCTACGTCCGCGTGACCGACGGCTCGGTTTCCGCGCTGTTCCAGGACATCGTGCTGGGGATGGGCGAGGGACTCGGCGGGCTGGTCGCGCAGACCGCGCGGCCGTACGCGACGGCGGACTACTTCAACGACAAGCGGTTCCACCACACTTCTTCGATCGACACCGGCGTGCTCGACGAGGGGTTGACAGCGATCCTCGGGGTGCCGCTGGCGATCGGCAGCAAGGTCATCGGGGTGCTGTTCGCCTCGGATCGGACCACGCGCGAGTTCTCGCCGGAGGAGGTCGCGCTGCTGTCGTCGCTGGCCGACCACGCGGCGATCGCGCTGGACAACGCGCATCTGCTCGACGAGACGCGGCGCGCGGTCGCCGAGCTGAACGCCGCCAACGCGACGATCAGCGCGCACAACGACGCGATGCGCCGCGCCGAAGACGCGCACGACCGGCTGATGGATCTCGTGCTGCGCGGCGGCGACCTGGCCGAGGTCGCCGCGGCGGTCGCGGACGTGCTCGGCGGCGGGATCGCCGTCTACGACGCGGACGGCGCCGTGCTGGCCAGGACCGGCGGGGAGTTGAGCCTCTCGCGTGCCGCCGTGTCCGCGTCCCGCGCGAGCGGACGGGCGGTGTCCACTGAGGACGGTTGGCTGTGCGCGGTCCAGGCCGGGCAGGAGTTCCTCGGCAGCCTGGTGCTGGGAGGCGGGCGGTCCCTCGGCGAGGCCGACAGGCGGCTGTTCGAGCGCGCCGGCGTGGTCACTGCGGTACTGCTGATGCAGCGGCGGTCCGTCGCGCGTGCCGAGGACGAGGTGCGTGGAGAACTGCTGTCGGACCTGCTCACCGCGCCGGGCCGCAATCCCGCCGCGCTGCTGGCACGAGGTCGCCGCCTGGGAGTTGACTTGTCGACATCGCACGCGGTGCTGATCGCCCACTCCGACGACGTCTCCCGGCGGCGGCTGGCCATGGCCGCCGCCCGGCACGCGGATCTGGTCGGTGTCCACGCCGACGAGGTCGTCCTGCTGGTCCGCGGCGAGGACGCCGGCGCGCTGGCCCGGTCCGTCGCCGCCGAGCTCGCGTCCACAATGGACTGCCCGGTGACGGTGGGCGCGGCGGGACCGGCCACCTCGCCACGGGCCTTGGCCGAGGCGCACGCGGAGGCCGCGCGGTGTGTCGCGTCGTTGCTCGCCCTCGGCCGGGTGGGTGAAGGCGCGAGCATGGCCGACCTCGGGTTCGTCGGGCTGCTCCTCGGCGAACACGCCGATCTCGACGCGTACGTGACGGCCACGATCGGCCCGGTCCTCGACTACGACGAACGCCGCGGTACGGATCTGATCGGCACTTTACGGGCGTATTTCGCCTGTGGCGGCAACTTGACGCGGGCGAAGGACCTGCTTCACGTGCACGTCAACACCGTCGTGCAGCGGCTGGACCGCATCGCGTCGCTGCTGGGCGAGCAGTGGCAGACGCCCGAGCGCGCGCTGGAACTCCAGCTCGCGCTCAGGCTGCACCGCCTCACCAATGACCGAACCGGATGA
- a CDS encoding 3-hydroxybutyrate dehydrogenase, whose translation MSGAYHSDLAGKSALVTGAASGIGLACAEALAQAGAKVHLVDIDDAVEKAAAEVDGIAHVADLTDARAIETLPAEVDILVNNAGFQHIAPIHEFPPETFTRLQALMVTAPFLLIRRVLPPMYDRGWGRVVNMSSVHGLRASPFKSAYVTAKHALEGLSKVTALEGAEHGVTSNCVSPGYVRTPLVTGQLEAQAEEHGLERDAVIEQVLLRRSAIKRLIEPADVAACVLWLSGDHAAHVTGTSIPLDGGWTAA comes from the coding sequence ATGAGTGGTGCGTATCACAGCGATCTGGCGGGTAAGTCCGCGCTGGTCACGGGCGCGGCGAGTGGGATCGGCCTGGCCTGCGCCGAAGCGCTCGCCCAGGCCGGGGCCAAGGTCCACCTCGTCGACATCGACGACGCCGTCGAGAAGGCGGCGGCCGAGGTCGACGGCATCGCGCACGTCGCCGACCTCACCGACGCCCGGGCCATCGAGACCCTTCCGGCCGAGGTCGACATCCTCGTCAACAACGCCGGCTTCCAGCACATCGCGCCGATCCACGAGTTCCCGCCGGAGACGTTCACCCGCCTCCAGGCGCTCATGGTCACCGCGCCGTTCCTGCTCATCCGCCGCGTGCTGCCGCCGATGTACGACCGCGGCTGGGGTCGCGTGGTCAACATGTCCAGCGTCCACGGCCTCCGCGCGAGCCCGTTCAAGTCCGCGTACGTCACCGCGAAGCACGCGCTCGAAGGACTCTCCAAGGTCACCGCGCTCGAAGGCGCCGAACACGGGGTGACCAGCAACTGCGTCAGCCCCGGCTACGTCCGGACCCCGTTGGTCACCGGCCAGCTCGAAGCGCAGGCCGAAGAGCACGGCCTCGAACGCGACGCCGTCATCGAGCAGGTCCTGCTGCGCCGTTCGGCGATCAAGCGGCTCATCGAACCCGCGGACGTCGCCGCGTGCGTGCTCTGGCTCTCCGGCGACCACGCCGCCCATGTCACCGGTACCTCGATCCCCCTCGACGGCGGCTGGACCGCCGCGTGA
- a CDS encoding MFS transporter, producing the protein MTTQPRGSIAKVVSASLIGTTIEWYDFFLYTSAAALVFGKLFFPTNDPLTGTLLAFLTYAVGFLARPVGGLVFGHFGDRVGRKKLLVLSLLLMGGSTCAMGILPTYATVGVLAPILLTLLRLVQGFALGGEWGGAVLIVSEHGDDKRRGFWASWPQCGAPGGNLLATAVLAILAATQSDEAFLSWGWRIPFLLSGVLVVIGLWIRLAVSESPVFLAAQEKSAPEHAPVVEVFRNNWRAVLITIGSRMAENVSYYVITAFILVYVTTGLSLPKSAGLNAVLIGSAVHFLTIPLWGILSDRIGRRPVYLFGAIGMAVWSFAFFAMLDTKNSGVIILAATVGLVLHGAMYGPQAAFFSEQFPTRVRYTGLSVGGQLSSIAAGAVAPLIAVALFKEFGSTVPVSLYVVAMCVLTVIALLAARETKGESLHSEVLTERGHVSA; encoded by the coding sequence GTGACCACGCAACCCCGTGGCTCGATCGCGAAGGTGGTCAGTGCCAGCCTGATCGGAACGACGATCGAGTGGTATGACTTCTTCCTCTACACCTCCGCCGCGGCGCTGGTGTTCGGCAAATTGTTCTTCCCCACCAACGATCCGCTGACAGGCACGCTGCTCGCGTTCCTGACCTACGCCGTCGGCTTCCTCGCGCGGCCGGTCGGCGGGCTGGTGTTCGGGCACTTCGGGGACCGGGTCGGCCGCAAGAAGCTGCTGGTGCTGAGCCTGCTGCTGATGGGCGGTTCGACCTGCGCGATGGGCATCCTCCCGACGTATGCGACCGTCGGCGTGCTGGCGCCGATCCTGCTGACGCTGCTGCGGCTGGTCCAAGGTTTCGCCCTCGGCGGCGAATGGGGCGGCGCGGTGCTGATCGTCTCCGAACACGGTGACGACAAGCGCCGCGGGTTCTGGGCGTCGTGGCCGCAGTGCGGTGCCCCCGGCGGGAACCTGCTCGCGACGGCGGTCCTGGCGATCCTCGCCGCGACCCAGTCCGACGAGGCGTTCCTCAGCTGGGGCTGGCGGATCCCGTTCCTGCTTTCCGGGGTCCTCGTGGTGATCGGGCTCTGGATCCGGCTCGCGGTCAGCGAATCGCCGGTCTTCCTGGCTGCACAAGAAAAGAGCGCGCCCGAGCACGCGCCGGTCGTCGAGGTGTTCCGGAACAACTGGCGCGCGGTGCTGATCACGATCGGTTCGCGCATGGCGGAGAACGTTTCGTACTACGTGATCACCGCGTTCATTCTGGTTTACGTCACCACCGGATTGAGTTTGCCGAAATCCGCGGGACTCAACGCGGTGCTCATCGGTTCGGCCGTGCATTTCCTGACCATTCCCTTGTGGGGCATTCTTTCCGACCGGATCGGCCGCCGCCCGGTCTATCTGTTCGGCGCGATCGGGATGGCGGTGTGGAGCTTCGCGTTCTTCGCGATGCTCGACACGAAGAATTCCGGTGTCATCATTCTCGCGGCGACCGTCGGGCTGGTGCTGCACGGCGCGATGTACGGCCCGCAGGCCGCGTTCTTCTCCGAGCAGTTCCCGACGCGGGTCCGCTACACCGGCCTTTCGGTCGGCGGGCAGCTGTCGTCGATCGCGGCGGGCGCGGTGGCGCCGCTCATCGCGGTCGCGCTGTTCAAGGAGTTCGGCAGCACGGTCCCTGTCTCGCTCTACGTCGTCGCGATGTGCGTGCTGACGGTGATCGCGCTGCTCGCCGCCCGCGAGACCAAGGGGGAATCCCTGCACTCCGAAGTTCTCACGGAGCGCGGTCACGTGTCAGCATGA
- a CDS encoding oxidoreductase: MTDPLKPLLDLEGVAAAAKSAQDAVFAVHRLPANLRGGAATAAEASVRSARASAGIEGAAPELPESGEVTDPVLAGALRVAEALEGLLPAWRRAPLQALARLHVLAASDLVTDLDALGRPRSSGDVGPRLEMLAQLVTGATSVPGPVLTAVVHGELLALKPFGSADGIVARAAARLSAVATGLDPKALTVPEVAYFRRVPQYLEAASAFTDGTPEGVRSWLLFSCEAFEAGAREAKSISDAAG; the protein is encoded by the coding sequence GTGACGGATCCGCTGAAGCCGCTGCTGGACCTCGAAGGTGTCGCGGCGGCCGCGAAATCGGCACAGGACGCGGTGTTCGCCGTCCACCGGCTGCCCGCCAACCTGCGTGGCGGCGCGGCGACGGCCGCCGAAGCGTCCGTGCGGTCGGCGCGCGCGTCGGCCGGGATCGAGGGCGCGGCGCCCGAACTGCCGGAATCCGGCGAAGTGACCGATCCGGTACTGGCGGGCGCGTTGCGCGTCGCGGAAGCGCTGGAGGGGCTGCTCCCGGCGTGGCGGCGTGCGCCGCTGCAGGCGTTGGCGCGCTTGCACGTCCTCGCCGCGTCGGATCTGGTGACGGACCTCGACGCGCTGGGACGACCGCGGTCGTCCGGTGACGTCGGGCCGCGGCTGGAGATGCTGGCGCAACTCGTCACCGGCGCGACGTCGGTCCCCGGACCGGTGCTCACCGCCGTCGTGCACGGGGAACTGTTGGCGCTGAAGCCTTTCGGTTCGGCGGACGGGATCGTCGCGCGGGCTGCGGCGCGGCTCTCGGCGGTGGCGACGGGGCTGGACCCCAAGGCGCTGACGGTGCCTGAGGTCGCGTATTTCCGGCGCGTGCCGCAGTACCTCGAGGCCGCTTCGGCCTTTACGGACGGGACTCCCGAGGGTGTCCGGTCCTGGCTGCTCTTCTCCTGCGAAGCCTTCGAAGCGGGCGCCCGCGAGGCGAAGTCCATCTCGGACGCCGCCGGCTGA